The nucleotide sequence CTGTTTTATTTTTGGGTCAAGTCTATGTACTGATTGATTGACTGTGTGTCCAAAACGTCAACAAGTTCCTTGACTTGAGTGCAAATGGGAAACTTTTAGGTTACCCTCGGACACTCTTTTAGTTCAATCAAGTGAACTGAATTTCCAAAATCACAAATGTTAGTTCATTTCCCTAATGCCCACCAGTTTGCATCCTTGCTTGACTTACTGAGGTTATTGTCCATAATATACAACACATTTGGGCTCCTTTTCTTTTGGTTGTCTAGCTAGTTATAATTTGGCAATTTGCTTCAATAACATATTGATGCTTGGGTGTTTACTTTGGGTGAAAGCTACTGCGAAGAGTCTTGTAGACCCAAGGGTGGTCTTCTCTTTCGACAGGGATGGCCTTGGTGTTCTGCACCTCGCAACCGTCAGAGGGCATATTGAAGTTTGCAAGTACTTGGTGGAGGAACTGGGAGGAGATGTGAATGCTCCTGCTCCTGGAGTTGGGGGTCTTTATCTAACCCTTTTCCCTTTTATGGAAATTGGCATCTGTCATGTCTATGTTTGGCACCATGGATTGTCTCAATTGTGTTGTTGTGCTTTTTGGTTGCAGACTTTGCAGGCGTGACACCCTTTATGACATCTGTTCAGTCCGACGATGTTTCAACTGTGAAGTATTTGCTTGATCGTGGCGGTGACCTAACTAAAGCAGATGGTAAAGGACGCTCTGTTCTCCATCATGCAGCAACCGTAGGTAGCTCCCTGGCTCCTCACCCATGCAATTTTCGCTGTGTAGGGCACTCCAATAATATTGTAGAAGAAAAATATTGTAGTCATTTTTCATAGAGTTAATATAGATCTCTTTTCTGAAATATAATTAGTCAAAGTTGGATAAAATTGTCCCATCTATGTTTTATGCCATGGTGGTCATTTTACTAGCAGTTAATTCGCTGCTGTACACTCAGATGTGGAGCCACATGACTTATGGAATTATTTTATTCACGGCAGGAAGCTGTAAGGTTACTGAGTTCCTACTTTCAAAAGGAGTACCTGTTGACATACACTATGGCTATGGTACACCACTCCATCTAGCTGCTACCAATGAACAAGATAAAATAGTGAAGATTTTGTTGGAACACCATGCAGATGTATATAACCCTTACCatttcttattttcatttttcgttttcgagattttgttcctttgtatttgatgataATTATTACTCTTAGACCATAGTGGAATTCTCATGTTTTTCTTTCAGGCTAACACCAGTGTCACCAGTTTGGGTTCTGCCTTGATGGGTGCTCTTTTATGCCGTTCATTGAAGTGCATGAAGCTGCTGATTAAGGCCAGTATTCTATTGTCTATATTTGTTCATTGTTATGTTCTGATTTTACACCGAGATGGAACCATGAAATGTTTTATTCCACAATCCTTTTCACAGGGTGGTGCTGATGTCAATCGGATGACCTCACTTCTGATGACTCCGTTAGTGTTTACTGCAGGGCGCAAAGACTATACCaactttatgcaatttttgttaAAGGCAGGAGCGGATCCTAATATTCCCGATGGTGTatgttttctttattttcttgatcCACTGTACTAAAACTTATGCTGACAGTATTATTCAACTCTTAAGGAGGATGGTTTAGCTTTAGCAATGAATTCAGTGTGCTTTTAGTCTTTGACTATGTGATGAGAAGTTTGCATTTATCTATGTGCAGGCAATAGGTAGGCGTGTGAGCTATCATTTTAACGGTTTATATcaacaaatgcatattgatgttgtTGACTAAAAGAAGTTTGACTTAGGAGAAAACTAGAAAATATTTTGGAATGAAGTAGCAAATTTTGAGTTCTGGAGCATGCTCTGTTCTGTGCAATCCTGTATATATGTATATCGTTAGTCTGAAATGTTTTTGAATATGGTGGATGCCCTTGTATTGAGCCCACAGATACCCAAGATATGTCAGTGTTTCTCTATTTAATATGAGGCCGGTGCTTAACTTAACAGTTGATGAGATAGCGAGATCTCATAATGCAGCATTCAGGGTAGCCACATTTGCCAATGTACTCATCCAGCAATCACTAAAATGACTTGACTTCTCTTAGCTTACTTTATGTTGTTTTCTTCATCCCAGCGGTTGGTACTTTTTCAATTACTCTAAAGTGTCAAATTAAATTTGTGCTTTCAATAATCTTGGACTAATTTTAAAATCCATGTATAGCTATTTGTCCttgttgttatatatatataattcacggGGACTCCTAAAGGGCATTCCACTAAAAATTATTGTTGCTTCTCAATTTCAATTCTTGCCGAAATGCCTGTTTCTAATCCATTGCTGAAGGATGACCTTTTGGTATGCTGTTGGAGTATATTGACTGTTTAAATTGCTACTAGAATTCAGAAATGCTTGCTGGGATAAATCCTGGTTGAAACATTTGGTACCAACATTATGTAAACCCTGGTTCTCTCGCATGGCATTGCAGTTTACTATATGGGTTATAtcttttcattattttcatattcttTGCTGCATTCTAAAGGGTCCTTTAGTTATGTAGTTAATTTCAAAAGAGTTGACATTTTTCCTTTTGTTGCCCAGTTTGGTAGGTTACCAATAGAGCATGCTGTTAGACGTGACTGCATGGAACAAGTTGAAATGCTGTTTCCTTTGACTTCCCCAATTCCATCTATCCCAAACTGGAGTATAGATGGAATCATCTCATATGAAAAATTTGAAAGTGCAAAGCCGATGGTATGTTATGTATTGTGTTGCGCCCCATGGATAAATTTTACTCCCTCATATATTGGTTGTAGTAacatcttatattataggacggagggactACTTGAATGGCTGGTCAATATTTTTTGCTCGCCAGTCCTGAATTTGTCCGTCAACTGTTATGACTTGGACGTACTATATATGCATGAGATCACAATTAAAATGATTGTCATGACCTTTTTATGGTTTTTCTTCAGAGCATCACCTCATCAAAACCATTAAATTGAAGTAGTTAAAGCTCTTAGAACAACCTATACCAATTATAATTTTGGAAGGACCAGATTTGGACCCCTTATTAGTTCTTGGCTGTTGAATGGTTCAAAAAAAAGGTAACTTGGTTGTTCAGTATCGATTCATGAACTGCTGTAAATTTCTCGTCATGCGTAGTCTTCAAGATACAGGAGTGCTTTACAAGCATATATACTGTCGATGTGAAGTTGTGAACTGTGAAATATATTTAGTAACATATAGTAATAATTTGACATATTAATTCTAAAATATATTGGACCTTTTCCTCTTGTGATCAAATTCTTGTTGTGTGAGTAACTGCTGCATTTTGCTGTGCTATACAGCTATACTTGAGAAATTACCACAATGTGCACTTTGCATTGCAGTATAAGCATATCAGATACGAAGCTACGGCGAATGTGCAACAGAGTTGTTTAAGTTTCTGTTTTAATTGGAATATCTTTGAAACGACGGTTCATTcctatttttttttgcattgttcTATCATTCAGGATCAGAGGCACCTTGAGCGAGCAAAAGCTATATACAAGTCACAGGCAGATCATGCATTCAGGCTGAAGGACTATAAGTTCGCATCAAAATCATATGATCTGGTAAGCCCCTTAAACCTTATCTATGGACAATGGTGGTTTAGAAGGCGACATTTTTCTAGGGACCGATTGCAGAACATTATTTGTTTGCTAACAAGGTTTCTAATATTGTTCTCTAGTTTCCCTGTTTATTATCTGTTAGCTTGCCATTATGATGTATTTCTGTTGGATTAATATTATTTTGCCGGACTAATCTTCCTAACCTGTCATCATGAGAAGATAATCGCATAACCTGTTGTGTTTGACCGACCATAGGCAATAGATGCCGCACCGAGTGCAACATTGTACGCAAACAGGAGTCTTTGTAAACTGCTGTTGGACGATGGTGAAGGTGCTCTATCAGACGCTCTCAGCTGCAGAATGCTGCGACCTAACTGGGCAAAAGCTTGCTACCGTCAGGCTGCAGCTCACATGCTTCTCAAAGTGAGTTACTACACGTCTAGCTTGCCATCGTGTTTCCCTACTCTACAGTCTACTCATCGTGTTTCCCTACTCTACGTCTAGGAGTATAAGCAAGCTTGTGACGCTCTCCTGGACGCTCAAAAATTAGATCCTGGAAACATAGAGGTGGAGAGAGAGCTACGGTAATCTACTGTCTTGTACTTGTTTCTTTTGAAGCATGAATGATATGTACTTCCATACTAACGACCAGCAGTCGCACGCCGGACCAGCCCGTCGAATTCCATTAGCATTTCCATTTCAATTTCACCAAACTGGAGACTAACATTTCCATTTCAATTTTTGGTGCTATTGTTCCATATAGCTCTGTGGGTTAAAGCTGAAATTTGTTCCATTTTGGTTTAACTCTGTACAGGAAAGCCATGGAATTAATGAAAGCTCCTGGTGAAGCTGACAAGTGAAGCATGGTGGTTAGCATCAGAGTAGAGCTTGTGCTTTATGCTTTGTTAGGCAGAAGTTCTTTtggcttgcattagagtagttgtTCAACTGAATGTGATGGTACTTGCTGTAAAACTTGCTCACTTATGT is from Triticum aestivum cultivar Chinese Spring chromosome 1B, IWGSC CS RefSeq v2.1, whole genome shotgun sequence and encodes:
- the LOC123105510 gene encoding ankyrin-1 isoform X1, producing MAPPFVYARSSGDGTARDAALRAAFYGDLRRLRATAKSLVDPRVVFSFDRDGLGVLHLATVRGHIEVCKYLVEELGGDVNAPAPGVGDFAGVTPFMTSVQSDDVSTVKYLLDRGGDLTKADGKGRSVLHHAATVGSCKVTEFLLSKGVPVDIHYGYGTPLHLAATNEQDKIVKILLEHHADANTSVTSLGSALMGALLCRSLKCMKLLIKGGADVNRMTSLLMTPLVFTAGRKDYTNFMQFLLKAGADPNIPDGFGRLPIEHAVRRDCMEQVEMLFPLTSPIPSIPNWSIDGIISYEKFESAKPMDQRHLERAKAIYKSQADHAFRLKDYKFASKSYDLAIDAAPSATLYANRSLCKLLLDDGEGALSDALSCRMLRPNWAKACYRQAAAHMLLKEYKQACDALLDAQKLDPGNIEVERELRKAMELMKAPGEADK
- the LOC123105510 gene encoding ankyrin-1 isoform X2, which codes for MAPPFVYARSSARDAALRAAFYGDLRRLRATAKSLVDPRVVFSFDRDGLGVLHLATVRGHIEVCKYLVEELGGDVNAPAPGVGDFAGVTPFMTSVQSDDVSTVKYLLDRGGDLTKADGKGRSVLHHAATVGSCKVTEFLLSKGVPVDIHYGYGTPLHLAATNEQDKIVKILLEHHADANTSVTSLGSALMGALLCRSLKCMKLLIKGGADVNRMTSLLMTPLVFTAGRKDYTNFMQFLLKAGADPNIPDGFGRLPIEHAVRRDCMEQVEMLFPLTSPIPSIPNWSIDGIISYEKFESAKPMDQRHLERAKAIYKSQADHAFRLKDYKFASKSYDLAIDAAPSATLYANRSLCKLLLDDGEGALSDALSCRMLRPNWAKACYRQAAAHMLLKEYKQACDALLDAQKLDPGNIEVERELRKAMELMKAPGEADK
- the LOC123105510 gene encoding serine/threonine-protein phosphatase 6 regulatory ankyrin repeat subunit C isoform X3, which produces MAPPFVYARSSGDGTARDAALRAAFYGDLRRLRATAKSLVDPRVVFSFDRDGLGVLHLATVRGHIEVCKYLVEELGGDVNAPAPGVGDFAGVTPFMTSVQSDDVSTVKYLLDRGGDLTKADGKGRSVLHHAATVGSCKVTEFLLSKGVPVDIHYGYGTPLHLAATNEQDKIVKILLEHHADANTSVTSLGSALMGALLCRSLKCMKLLIKGGADVNRMTSLLMTPLVFTAGRKDYTNFMQFLLKAGADPNIPDGDQRHLERAKAIYKSQADHAFRLKDYKFASKSYDLAIDAAPSATLYANRSLCKLLLDDGEGALSDALSCRMLRPNWAKACYRQAAAHMLLKEYKQACDALLDAQKLDPGNIEVERELRKAMELMKAPGEADK